One segment of Alnus glutinosa chromosome 2, dhAlnGlut1.1, whole genome shotgun sequence DNA contains the following:
- the LOC133860064 gene encoding glycerophosphodiester phosphodiesterase GDPD1, chloroplastic-like: MALKAVHVSDVPNLDQVPENASVSLYSTRFSKGVDLGRGAYRVPKFLVIGHRGHGMNVLQSSDRRMRAIKENSIASFNAASTFPIDFVEFDVQVTKDGCPVIFHDDIILSQDNGSVYERRVTELSLSEFLRYGPQREPGKEGNPLLRKTKDGKIVKWDVEADDSLCTLQEAFQQVEPSLGFNIELKFDDHIVYQQDYLTHVLQAILQVVFEYAKDRAIVFSSFQPDASLLLRKLQNAYPVFFLTNGGTEIYYDERRNSLEEAIKLCLEGGLQGIVSEVKGVFGNPGAVNKIKEAKLSLLTYGKLNNVAEAVYVQHLMGVNGVIVDLVKEITEGVSDMIKPADEEDRGDGKLQGEAKPQFSQLELAFLLKLIPQLIQL, from the exons tGGCTCTTAAAGCTGTCCATGTCTCCGACGTCCCAAACCTCGACCAGGTCCCGGAGAACGCCTCCGTCTCTCTCTACTCCACTCGCTTCTCCAAAG GTGTGGATTTGGGGAGGGGTGCGTACAGAGTACCGAAGTTTTTGGTGATAGGGCACAGGGGGCATGGGATGAACGTTTTACAGTCGTCGGATCGGAGAATGAGAGCCATCAAAGAGAACTCGATCGCGTCCTTCAACGCCGCCTCCACTTTCCCTATTGATTTCGTCGAATTCGACGTTCAG GTGACAAAAGATGGCTGCCCTGTCATTTTCCACGACGACATTATTCTCTCGCAAGATAAT GGTAGTGTATATGAGAGAAGGGTGACAGAGCTGTCTCTCTCAGAATTCCTTCGCTACGGTCCCCAAAGGGAACCGGGCAAGGAGGGAAATCCTCTGCTTAGGAAAACCAAAGATGGGAAAATTGTGAAGTGGGATGTTGAGGCGGATGATTCTCTCTGTACGCTTCAAGAAGCTTTTCAGCAAGTGGAACCCTCTTTGGGCTTCAATATTGAGTTGAAATTCGACGACCACATCGTCTACCAGCAAGATTATCTCACCCATGTTCTCCAAGCCATCTTGCAG GTGGTGTTTGAGTATGCTAAAGACAGAGCCATTGTGTTCTCATCCTTCCAACCGGACGCGTCACTGCTCCTTAGAAAACTGCAGAATGCCTACCCT GTCTTCTTTTTGACAAATGGGGGTACTGAGATTTACTATGATGAAAGGAGGAACTCCTTGGAGGAGGCCATAAAGCTGTGCTTGGAGGGTGGTTTGCAAGGAATTGTGTCGGAGGTGAAGGGGGTTTTTGGGAATCCGGGGGCAGTGAACAAGATCAAGGAGGCCAAGCTTTCGCTACTCACATACGGCAAGTTGAA TAACGTAGCTGAAGCAGTTTATGTGCAACATCTAATGGGAGTCAATGGAGTGATAGTTGATTTGGTTAAAGAGATCACAGAAGGAGTCTCCGATATGATAAAGCCGGCAGATGAAGAGGATAGGGGGGATGGGAAGCTGCAGGGGGAGGCGAAGCCTCAGTTCTCGCAGCTGGAGCTTGCGTTCCTTCTGAAGCTTATTCCACAGTTAATACAGCTCTAA